CTGCAGTTACACCGCTAATGAGAGCTGgaatttcttaatatttatttttaagtggTGTAATTACAgcttaaaactttaataatATTCTTGGTACATACTTGCTTTGTCTATCAAATGGTTTAAGCAGAGAAATCGCAATAGAATtcatatatttaaacattttaaaagatGTTTCAATGGCACTTTACCTGTAGGCCTCGTTAAAGTCAAGCTTCTTGAGCGTTTCCAGGGGATCCTCCTCCTTGGTCTTTGTCTTGGGCTTcttctccttctccttcttGTCCTTTTTCTTCTTCCCCTTTTTCTTTGCCTTCTTGTGCTTGCTGGCCTCGCGGAGCAGCTTGCGAACACTGGACACGGTCTCGTCATCGTCCAGTCGGAACTCGTTGGCCTTCTGGGCATCAATAACCGCCAGCTTGTCCCCACCCTTCGCCTGGGACTGGGCATAGAAGGGTTTATTAAAGTTAACCTTTCCTTTGGTTgctaaaatgggaaataggATAGAGTTGGGAACACCTGCCACGCCTTGGAACTTACTCTGATCTTCGGTTTCACTTTCACTGCCACTCGAGGAACTGGACTCGTCTGAAGAGTGTCCGCCAGGCGCGGTACTTAGTCTAGGCTTACCGTCCCCACTTACAACGCCACTACCGCTCGGCCCTGGGAACTGGGGGCGCTGCAGTAGATCCAGAGACTGACGCGCCTCCTCATGCTGCGGCAGCAAGTTGAGGCAGTCGGTGTAGGCTTTCACCGCATCGGGGATGCGGTTCTCCTCCTCGTAGCTGCGACCCAGGGCAACCAGCGTCTCGCCCATGTATTTGCGCGCATTCACATGATACTTGTTAAGGTGGAGCGCCTTCTCGAAGTCCTGCAGCCCCTTGAGGAAGCTGCCGCGGTTGGCGTACAGAGCCCCACGCGCCACAAGGCCTTCAACATTGCGCGGATCAATGGTCAGGGCCTTGTTCAGGCACTGAAAGGCCTCGACCTGCTGGCCGTTCTTAAAGTGCTCAATGCCATCAGCCACGGAGCTGATAAGTCGGAAAAGGTGGGATCGGTGCAATGGATGAGTGATTTGTGATGATATGATTGGCACACACAATCTCTACTGTAGAATAACTCAAACTATAATACTAAGTCTTTACTTACCGGAATGCCCATTGGGAGGCCTGTTTCTGTCGCAGTTCCGTGGCGTATTCTGCATCTGGAAAGCCGGCTTTCAAGTGGCTCATTAGGGTGAGGTTCTCATTCGGTTGCAGACCGTTCATTTGGAAGAGGGCGTCGCAGTTGGGGTTCTGGAACTCCAGAGCGGCGGTGAGTCGATCCTCATAGTGCACCGCTGATGGATGCTCAGAATTGTGTATTTTCCTGCAAGATTTGAAATGATTAGGTTTTGTGGTGCCTTTTGTTTCCAATTCCACCATTACTTGTAGTATTTTGGCAAGTCCTCAATACTGCAGAGCCCCAACTTCAAGTCCGGTGACTTGTTGTACATTCCGATCATGTTGAGAGTAACTCGCTCCGTTTCCGCGGAGATGTTGCAAACTTCGCAGCGCAGAATGTCGTTGACTGTGAAGGGGCGCGGATTACCCTGCTTGTCCAGTGGCAGAGGTCCCCAGTAGTCCTGAATGATTAGGGCCTGCAAGAAATACATGATTTAGTACTTAGTACTTGGTAAGATTTTAGTACTTACTTTTATGGGTATGTCAGCCAAGTAGGAACAAACGGGCTCAGCAGTGCACAGCGGCTTTACCATGAGCCGAACTGTAGAGGTCACCTTTATCACCGAGGCGTATATGATGTCACCCTGCTTCAGAGATTCCAGGCGTTGCGTCCAAGCCTTGTGTCTATCTTTCGGCGACAGGAAGAACTCGTAGGGTGGCTGAACTACCATACTACTCTTGCCTAGAAAAATTATGTTCTTTAGGTTCATTCTTGTCCTACTTTTTGGATGGTTACTTAATCCTACCTTGGGCCAGAACTTTATCCTCCATAGTATTGGCCACCAGGCTGCGATCATAGAGATCGGTAGCCTTTCTGGCCAGGAACTGGTGCATCTTGAGGCGCTTGGCCCGCTCTTGGAAGGTCAAGTACTTCTGGCGCTCCAGGTAGACGCTGTAGTTCACCTGGGTGAGTCCCATCAGCCGCAAGTCGTCCACGCCCCTTTCGTCATCCCAAATCTTTTGCATTGGCTGCCCATGGTAGCCCAAGGCGTGGCCAATATACTCAAAGTTCATTTTGAACTCTTTCGTTTCTACTTCCTAGAacatttgtatattttttccttttttttcgggAGCCGATTGGAAAAGGAAGACGATAAGAAAACTTCAACCTTTTAAAGAGGGTGCCACTTATTATTATTGTGTTGTGAACTTTGACCAACGATAGCTCTGCCTTTTCCTTGTTTTTCACAATATTTTAATcaatattgtaattttttagcaaaaaatattaaatattttcggCCAAGTCGTGTTGCTCCGATAATGTTGCCGGAAATTTGCGTCTGGCGTTGCCACCCGACCACGCTAAAAGGATGTGACCGTTGCatgtatttgttttttccCCCATGTATAAGTACATGTCAAAAATAGTCAAGACAAGAACCATTTATTGatagttaaaatatttaaaattttgtatttaagttGGTTTAGTTAATTATAAAAAGAACATTTAATACATATTACACAAATATTACAGAAATTTAAGTATttgtaaaattataatattaaataaaattattttttcgtatATTTTAGCAATTAAAGTCCAGGTGACCGGCAAGGGAAAGTGCAAGTGGATCGAGATCCTCCGGAAGAACTCCAACAACAATGAATACTCGCGCAGTCTGTTCTACACCAGCAAAGAGGTGTATGAGCACAGTGAGACGGCTCTGCCGGACTTCGAGCCTAGAGGCCTGGAGCTCTCGCCCGGGGAGCACACCTTCATCTTCGAGGTGGCGCTTGGCAGGCAACTGCCCTCGAGCTTCAAGGGCAGTTACGGCGGGATCAAGTACAAGATGCGGGTACTCATCCAGCGGCCGTGGACCTTCGACGAACGGCACACAATTCCGTTTACGGTGGTGAAGTACATGCCGTTGCGAGCATCGCACCGCAGCGTGCCCAGTCCTCTGGAGAAGCAGGTGACCAAGACGATCAGCTTGTTTGGCACCCGACCCATAAGCCTGCTGGCCCTTTTGCCAGAGGACTTTGCTGTCCGAGGCGAGCCCCTAAGAATCTGTGCCACCGTGATAAACAACAGCACCACGGCCGTGGAGAAGTTGCGATTCACTGTACTCCAGTATGTCACCTATTATAGTCACGTGCCGCTCCGTGTGCAGAAGGTGGAGTGCATTTCTGTGGCCAACAAGGAAACCGGCTCGGTGCAGAAGAAAAGCGAGCGCAGTTTCGCTCATGAGCTGCTCCTGCCCGAGGGAACCCAGCCCACGGATGATCAAATGAGTGGAGTTATCACCATCGTGTATGAGCTGCGTGTGGAGGCTGTGCTGCGAGGATTCTTTAAAAATCTGGTGCTAAATCTTCCCTTTAAGGTGTACTCACAGGACACCTCCAATCGAGAGTCAGCCGTGCgtccaccgccaccaccgcgCCCAAATGATGGGCCTCCCGGTCCCGATGTGGGCACTGGCAATCCCTTCGAGCCCACGCTCCCCGTTTACCCGTCGCTGGACTCTTCGATAGGCTCGCCGTCGCATTCTTCGCAGTTTAGTGAATGCAGCAGCATCAACTCCATCACCTCCGACTCCTCGGCGGCCACTTTGAGTCCGGCCGTGGGCGGTGGCGTGGGTGGTGTCGAGGTATCCTACACTTCCGGCTCGCAGTCATCGCAGTACGGCAGTCCTTCGGCCAGGACCAGTCTGCGCAGCTCCAACGTGCCCTACATGCCCTACTCGTCCAGCCCCCTGATGGTGCAGTCATATCCACCTCCTCACCTGCCCGCCTATCCCCTGCCAGAGTCGCCCCAGTACTCTCTCCTTGCCCTGACACCGCCACCAAATGCAGCACCATCTCCTGCTACAGCCGGAGCAGGATCAGGGGTCCCAGCATACAGTCAGCTGCCATCCACCTCAGGATCGTCTTCGCTTCTGCAGTCCCGTCAGCCTCCAGGAGCGCATGAGCTTCGTAAGGATTCAATTATTTCATAAAAAGGATTTATTTAAtctatttcttttatttcatttcagcTCCCTCCTATGAGGAATTGTTTGGAATGGCCAATGCTCCTCCGGAAACTCCCAAATGAAGGGGATTCAGAGTCCTTATAAGAAGCCACCCAGTTACGTCCAAGCTTTGCCTAGACATAGAGCTTCAGGTTTACTTTAGAGTGTTACTGATACTGATAACAGAAAGGTTCGAGAGCCACAAATATGCAAATTGTGCACAAGTCagctttttttgtttattaacgatTGCTTTTTAAAAATCGTTAAAAGTTTAATCGAACGGATTTATTGTGATGaggatttgtttctttttcacatttttgtttatttttttgataaggCAAATACTTCCTTAAAGTTATATTTTGTGCAATCTCATATCTCTTATACGCCGCTCGAATAATACCACTTTTTTCTCAAAAGTCTGGTTCCTCAAAGTCTGAAATATAAATTCATAAATGAGATTCTCTTTCagcatttttttatattcatttttcaTCACTTGATACGTACAATATTACGTAGAATATTCTCTAAATGACAATAAACTAACCCGACTATTTGCCTTGTCCtttcgtactaaaaattgAGCTTAAAACACACATTTAAGTTATGTAGAATCTCCAAAGTCTAAGATCTATGTTGTAGTTAGCTTGAAGGAGCCAAGACTAAAACTATACACGCAATTAAACTATGCATATTATCAGAGAATCGCAATAAATCGCAATATTAAATCGCAATATGAACATTTTTCTGCTTTTAAAAAGAGTTTAAAGATATCTCCAAAAGTCTGTCTTCGGTTCAAATTAATTTATCAAAATATCTGAATATCTGAAGAGCCAAACTTTGTGCATTTCTATATGAATTACATCTTGAGCATTACTCATCCCATGACTATTTATCACACTTTCGCACCAAACCCGCCTATTTATCCAACatttcttacttttaataCGTCCATATCAAAAGATTCTAATCGAAACGAAGGATTGAGACACACCATTATATTCTAAACCAAAACAGGTGTaccattaatatttatttctccCACTGGAATATATTGTTAGAACTTAAGTACTTAAGCACAAATCGAATACTTTGAATGAGAGTCGATTCTTTCAACGCAAAAGAATCTGATTGATAAGCTTTAGTGCCTCTGTATGATGAATGTGTTGAATGATGAATGGTATTGATGAGAAACCAATTTTATACACATCATTCGAGAGCAGAGTAATCTTTTAGTTTTAAGCGCACATATGCAGATTACGTACGAACAAAGGATTTCGTTAAGGTGCTTTACAAATCACACTATTTTTGGATAccaattttttgtgttttctttgAATTTAGTGCATGTGAACTAAATTTCAATATGATTTAAATAAGCAAGGAAACGAATAAAATGTTAATATAATTACAAAGCAAAGGTGTTGAAATTTTAGTTAGGGGAAATGGGGGTACCTATCAGCTTAAAGGTAAGGGTGAGTTATAAATATTAACGTTATCAATATGATTATAGTATAATCATTATACTATTAGTGTACTATGAGTATTTTTGATCTTTTAGGTAAACCTTGAGTTTATATAATCTGTTAagatttgtgtttatttttatattatctatttatttaaatactaCTTCAAGAAGAATCTCATAAAATCGTTTCCCAGGGTAACAATCTTTGCATATCACTCCAGAATGTTTAAACGGGCCAGTCCCCGGGCAACCCCAGAAACTTTTCTTAGCAGGAAAAAATGCCCACTAACGTACTTATGGTACGTGttaaattacaatttcaagTGCTTGGAGGGAAGTGCGTCGCAGTCGCCCACGCAGCTATGTTACCTGTCTATGCCGTTTTGGCCAGGCGAGTGGGGCGAGTGACTGAGCTGTGTGGACGTACTACCTCAGTGGACGTGTGCGGCTTTTGTAACAAGCAACGGAAGTGTTAAGTCGGGTGTAATTGTtttctttcatatttttccagcTGCCGCTGCCGAGGGCGACAATTTGGCTCGGACGCCGGTCCTGGGGGGAATCAGAGTAACCATAAATTATATTCCGCCTAGCGgggcatacatacataaacaaaattgttaaataataGCGACATTTAGCGGAAGTGTAGTGCCTCCCGCATTCTGCAAACTTCAGCACGCGCGACAAACGATCGCAGGTCCTCGGCCAAAGGCCTTGCTTTGTTATTGTCCCCCCCAAGGATTACCCCCAGGACTCATTCCGACTCACGCCCCCGTTTCCATTTCGTCAAATTACAGAGGTGCTAGAAGCAAACTCACCTCCCCCACTCCCCAGCCACTCACCCGTTTTCGTGTACTTAAATGTCTTAATCGCGGTTGGGTTTAACTTCTATTTGACTTTCTGGGAGGGTGGCAGGTTAATGGTTTGTTGACCATTCGCGGGGCTGCGGTGCAATTGAAGCAATTTGAAGCTTTACTTTTCGGCATCGAAACGTGCTACTAACggatattaagtatacgccatgtgtGTCAGTGTCACAGCCCTGAAACAAATACAGATTTATAAACACGTACCACTTATGTCTATGGCCGACATTGGAACAtgcaattatatttttatgttcTCAACATATTTTGGGTCAAAAAATACGcagaaatcagaaaatggaTATTTATACACTATCTCATGTACATTTCTCACTTAATCGAAATGTTTTGGCCCAACTTGCGACGCACATGGCATGTAGCCCACAATGATCAAGTTTATATTAAAACTTGAGCCACATGTCTCAGGAATCGAAGACCCTTCACCGTAGTTTTTGGGCGCCCCTTAAATTGGTCGAAACCAAAAGCCAGCTGCGACATCGAATGGCTGGGAATTAGTTCATCCCATTGGCCAGAGAGACAGAAAAAAAGAGGAATTCAAAGGGAAGCTGAGGGAGACCCAAGGAGCATGTTAAAAAAGGCTAGGCACATGGGCTAATGCCAAATAACCAAATCAAAACTAATCAAGCAGAAGTTACTGCAACTGCCGCACAGCAGGTGGCATCCGACTTGTCAGGGATTTGTGGGTGGCCCTGCCCACAGTGAAAATGGTTTTAAATTGCTGCCTGATTGTCTTTCAAGTTGGCCCACAGTTGGTCCCCGTCCCTCCGAATCCCGTCCACCATCCTCCACGACTGTGACTGAAATTTAATCAAGCGTTGAAATTTTTGCACGTACGTATTTCTATTTCTATCATATTCAATGGTCGCTCCAATTTCTGGCTTGTGCCATCCCAGAGAAAAAAAACTCTTGGACACATGTGTGTCTCTGCCCGTTGTGGTCACAGTGGGTTCCTTTCCTCgcatgttttttttctttcctgaaACTCTCCCCCACTTATGTGAATGGTCCCGCAACGAGCTCGGCTCTCGTTTTGGGCAACAGTTGCCAAAGACTGCGACCTTCTTGGTCCCCAGTCCCCAAAATACGTGTTTTTTTCTTGGTTCCTAGCTTGGTCGCTTCATTAAGCTTTTTTGTTGCTGGGGGCCAGCTGTGACGGATACGAGGAGTTGAAGTTTGTTTTCGAGGGAACTTCCAGGAAGGGAAGTTAGTCAAGCGAtaattaaggtattccgtttaagaatagAATAATCTCAGATAGAATAGAATAATCAGTAGATTTCGCGGAAAGTCATATTACCCATATTACCCATATTACCCATATTACCCATTCATTTCTCACATTTGGAACACATTCGGATAATAataagatatagccttcaAAGTGGGCCATATTAACcttcccatgcattttccacattctGAGGGCGACACTCAGttgacaaaaatctaaaaaaaaatatatgttacTATCGGTTCTCAgaatttgatgcagatttatggagaatcgatccacaaatcgtttaaggtattccgctcaagaatcggattatttttggcaaagatatagttaTTGCTGTTGGCCATATAGTGGATCGATGAATTTTTGgagattttcgattttccaGGAAATTGGAcaagaaatctaaaaaatattgtgttctcagattttgatgcagatttatggaaaatcgatccacaaatcgtttaaggtattccgctcaagaatctgatgatttttggcaaagatatagctattgctgtgggccatatagtggatCCATGCATTTATtaggattttcgaaggggaccatccaggaaatttgacaaaaaatctaaaaaatattgcgttctcagattttgatgcagatttatggagaatcgatccacaaatcgtttaagttattccgctcaagaatctgatgatttttgccaaagatatagctatcgctgtgggccatatagtggatCCATGCATTTATtaggattttcgaaggggaccatCCAGGAAATTTgtcaaaaaatctaaaaagtattattttctcagtttttgatgcagatttatggagaatcgatccacgaatcgtttaaggtattccgctcaagaatctgatgatttttgtcaaagatatagctatcgctgtgggccatatagtggatccatgcatttttggagattttcgaaggggaccttccaggaaatttgacaaaaaatgtaaaaaaaattataatctctgattttgatgcagattaatggagaatcgatccacaaatcgtttaaggtattccgctcaagaaccggatgatttttggcaaaaatatacATAGCTATCGCTGTAGGCCATATAGtggatccatgcatttttggagattttcaaggggaccttccaggaaatttgacaaaaaatattaaaaattttgtgttctcagattttgatgcagatttatggagagtcgatccacaaatcgttaagGGTTTTCCGCTcatgaatcggatgatttttgccaaagatatagctattgctgtgggccatacagtggatccatgcatttttggagattttcgaaggggacactccaggaaatttgacaaaaaatctaaaaaatattgtgttctcagattttgatgcagatttatggaaaatcgatccacaaatcgtttaaggtattccgctcaagaatctgatgatttttgccaaagatagagctATTGCTGTAGGCCATACAGTGGATCCATGCATTTATggggattttcgaaggggaccatccaggaaatttgacaaaaaatctaaaaaatattgtgttctcagattttgatgcagatttatgcagAATCGAcccacgaatcgtttaaggtattccgctcaagaatctgatgatttttgtcaaagatatagctatcgctgtgggccatatagtggatccatgcatttttggagattttcgaaggggaccttccaggaaatttgacaaaaaatgtaaaacaaattataatctctgattttgatgcagattaatgga
The Drosophila bipectinata strain 14024-0381.07 chromosome 3R, DbipHiC1v2, whole genome shotgun sequence DNA segment above includes these coding regions:
- the LOC108128767 gene encoding tetratricopeptide repeat protein 14 homolog, whose protein sequence is MNFEYIGHALGYHGQPMQKIWDDERGVDDLRLMGLTQVNYSVYLERQKYLTFQERAKRLKMHQFLARKATDLYDRSLVANTMEDKVLAQGKSSMVVQPPYEFFLSPKDRHKAWTQRLESLKQGDIIYASVIKVTSTVRLMVKPLCTAEPVCSYLADIPIKALIIQDYWGPLPLDKQGNPRPFTVNDILRCEVCNISAETERVTLNMIGMYNKSPDLKLGLCSIEDLPKYYKKIHNSEHPSAVHYEDRLTAALEFQNPNCDALFQMNGLQPNENLTLMSHLKAGFPDAEYATELRQKQASQWAFRSVADGIEHFKNGQQVEAFQCLNKALTIDPRNVEGLVARGALYANRGSFLKGLQDFEKALHLNKYHVNARKYMGETLVALGRSYEEENRIPDAVKAYTDCLNLLPQHEEARQSLDLLQRPQFPGPSGSGVVSGDGKPRLSTAPGGHSSDESSSSSGSESETEDQTTKGKVNFNKPFYAQSQAKGGDKLAVIDAQKANEFRLDDDETVSSVRKLLREASKHKKAKKKGKKKKDKKEKEKKPKTKTKEEDPLETLKKLDFNEAYRLMSSAGNEAELKAKLKNYLQQQGGGGGGVAGDRDSPPPAPPSLKKTTAFEKRANFDDMGPSTSRHAVANSVLNNEEPPPPPKFQEVRKPPQPATKLSFQIKKRPLQMDKFGLIRLAAPPEGMPTSRSGSSRSRTRSRSRSRSRSRHHRRRRDSRRRSSSPKRRNRHRSPSRSRTRSRSRFRSRSRSRRNRSISRSRSRSRSRSPPPKRYGRGRFVNRRSRSRSPHRWNARSPFVKRRTPSPFDPNRSPSHSPASRHRRHRSPSRSRSRSRNRSRSYSPYRYSGRFQHWGRGRGRGRGRGRFNNRNAWYNRDARSGSDSDPNGRDRKRSSSPEKQSPPQSSDRRTASAGGDEKTELIKDTASKD
- the Leash gene encoding arrestin domain-containing protein 5 — translated: MESERLRITLDSSDRVYFAGDIIRGEIWMNLSKRTKIRAIKVQVTGKGKCKWIEILRKNSNNNEYSRSLFYTSKEVYEHSETALPDFEPRGLELSPGEHTFIFEVALGRQLPSSFKGSYGGIKYKMRVLIQRPWTFDERHTIPFTVVKYMPLRASHRSVPSPLEKQVTKTISLFGTRPISLLALLPEDFAVRGEPLRICATVINNSTTAVEKLRFTVLQYVTYYSHVPLRVQKVECISVANKETGSVQKKSERSFAHELLLPEGTQPTDDQMSGVITIVYELRVEAVLRGFFKNLVLNLPFKVYSQDTSNRESAVRPPPPPRPNDGPPGPDVGTGNPFEPTLPVYPSLDSSIGSPSHSSQFSECSSINSITSDSSAATLSPAVGGGVGGVEVSYTSGSQSSQYGSPSARTSLRSSNVPYMPYSSSPLMVQSYPPPHLPAYPLPESPQYSLLALTPPPNAAPSPATAGAGSGVPAYSQLPSTSGSSSLLQSRQPPGAHELPPSYEELFGMANAPPETPK